The window TTACCATGTTGGTTACTTTGAAAATCTACAACCAAAGGAAGGGGAATTGGAAAGATACAAGGAATGCATAATTCAACTGAAAAATTACCATTCTGAAGACAGCAGAAGGAAGAGAACTAGAAACCGAAGATTTAAAGCAATGCAAAAATTACAAGAGGACACAGATTATTTCAGTGAGAAGCAAATGATGTTTAGAAATCCACTTCTGTATGAACAGCTTGTGGGGCAATACCTGACTGATAAGGAAATAGCAGAAAGAGACGGAGTAGACAGAGAAAATCTTACATTCCTGAATATGATATTAGAGACAGTTGATAGAAATCAAATGAGAGAAACAAAAAATGAGCAAATGCTAGAAGAAGAGGATGACAGTCCTACGTCATCTGAAAAAGGTGAAAACAGCAAGGGTGATGATGCTCCACCTAAGAATAGGAAACAGTGGGGTGATTTTGACACTCCAGATACAACCCCTAGTTTCAAACCCGAGATAAGGAAACAGACCATGATCAGTGCACCTGAGAGAAGATTGTTACGCGAGGAGTTTCTTCAAGAAATGTTTAGTAGTTTCATTGAAGGGAGAGATGAGGATGTAGACTACAATAGCATTGATAATGACGAGCAGTTTGATGACCTGCAGCAGGTGTCCCAGGATGCAGAGGACAGATACTTTGATTCTGAAACTAATGAAGTTGACAACCTTGAGGAGCATATGAAACTTGTTCAGGAATATGGCAGAAAGAATTCAAATGATATTGGCAATGCCACTGATGACCCCttagatttatttatgaaacatattaaaataaagCAAAACTGCAACTAAATTACTCACATATTTTATTACCATCTTTTGTCAATTACCCTGATTATCTGTAGCC is drawn from Pectinophora gossypiella chromosome 7, ilPecGoss1.1, whole genome shotgun sequence and contains these coding sequences:
- the LOC126368137 gene encoding coiled-coil domain-containing protein 97, with product MEIASDVDNATERENEEDIDPINDIIDYLVRCAKISFKNAHVHETEVRTGDKIRMACDLYQRSPTEFLMQFGKYLAPYHVGYFENLQPKEGELERYKECIIQLKNYHSEDSRRKRTRNRRFKAMQKLQEDTDYFSEKQMMFRNPLLYEQLVGQYLTDKEIAERDGVDRENLTFLNMILETVDRNQMRETKNEQMLEEEDDSPTSSEKGENSKGDDAPPKNRKQWGDFDTPDTTPSFKPEIRKQTMISAPERRLLREEFLQEMFSSFIEGRDEDVDYNSIDNDEQFDDLQQVSQDAEDRYFDSETNEVDNLEEHMKLVQEYGRKNSNDIGNATDDPLDLFMKHIKIKQNCN